The Burkholderia mallei ATCC 23344 genome has a window encoding:
- a CDS encoding alkaline phosphatase family protein — protein MKRNSKQFEIGAWLGACALAFAGAASAAAVQDRDHDSRPVDAKRVLLVSIDGLHEQDLARCIGANTCPNLALLAKSGVTYTNARTPGLSDSFPGLAALVTGGSPKSAGLFYDVSYDRTLYAPSDATCSGKQGWNVVFDETTGIDAMNGGALTHLDGGGAFNPQAIPHARVNGQCVSVYPHDYVKTNTVFEVVKEHLRGSHTAWADKHAWGYDWVNGPSGKGVDDLARTEINSIDPATGTPYTDIYTHTEKFDDYHVQAIVNQIDGKNSTGTAAAPVPTLFSTNFQTLSVAQKATVASGGGYLDASFTPGPEVANAIAYVDGALGRIVAELRQRGLYDSTVVIVTAKHGQSPTDHTKLVKHGDTLTALLEANGFVDPNGNFGQNNTASGNPNDGTGLVGTGFVQTDDVGLVWLRDPRQLSAAVATLKANLGCNAPGICADGPQAYILYGPSVAERFGDPALGRTPDIVVQPNPGVIYTSSKKKDEEHGGNAPDDSHLGLLVSYAGLRQGRTIDAPVLTTQVAPTILRSLGLEPRLLHAVALEGTRVLPGLGLER, from the coding sequence ATGAAACGCAACAGTAAGCAGTTCGAAATCGGCGCATGGCTGGGCGCATGCGCGCTCGCCTTCGCCGGCGCGGCCTCGGCCGCCGCCGTCCAGGATCGCGATCACGACAGCCGCCCCGTCGACGCGAAGCGCGTGCTGCTGGTGAGCATTGATGGTCTGCACGAGCAGGACCTCGCGCGCTGCATCGGCGCGAATACGTGCCCGAATCTCGCGCTGCTCGCGAAGTCGGGGGTCACGTACACGAACGCGCGCACGCCGGGGCTGTCGGATTCGTTCCCGGGCCTGGCCGCGCTGGTGACGGGCGGTTCGCCGAAGAGCGCGGGCCTCTTCTACGACGTGTCGTACGATCGCACGCTGTACGCGCCGTCGGATGCGACGTGCTCGGGCAAGCAAGGCTGGAACGTCGTGTTCGACGAAACAACCGGCATCGACGCGATGAACGGCGGCGCGCTCACGCATCTCGACGGCGGCGGCGCGTTCAACCCGCAGGCGATCCCGCACGCGCGCGTGAACGGCCAGTGCGTGAGCGTCTATCCGCACGACTACGTGAAGACGAACACGGTGTTCGAAGTCGTCAAGGAACATCTGCGCGGCTCGCACACCGCATGGGCGGACAAGCACGCGTGGGGCTACGACTGGGTGAACGGCCCGTCGGGCAAGGGCGTCGACGATCTCGCGCGCACCGAGATCAACTCGATCGATCCGGCCACGGGCACCCCCTACACCGACATCTATACGCATACCGAAAAGTTCGACGACTATCACGTGCAGGCGATCGTCAACCAGATCGACGGCAAGAACTCGACGGGCACCGCGGCCGCGCCCGTGCCGACCCTGTTCAGCACGAACTTCCAGACGCTGTCGGTCGCGCAGAAGGCCACCGTCGCGTCGGGCGGCGGCTATCTCGACGCGAGCTTCACGCCGGGGCCGGAAGTCGCGAACGCGATCGCGTACGTCGACGGCGCGCTCGGCCGCATCGTCGCCGAGCTCAGGCAGCGCGGGCTGTACGATTCGACGGTGGTGATCGTCACCGCGAAGCACGGCCAGTCGCCGACCGACCATACGAAGCTCGTGAAGCACGGCGACACGCTCACCGCGCTGCTCGAGGCGAACGGCTTCGTCGATCCGAACGGCAACTTCGGCCAGAACAACACCGCGTCGGGCAACCCGAACGACGGCACGGGCCTCGTCGGCACGGGCTTCGTGCAGACCGACGACGTCGGCCTCGTCTGGCTGCGCGACCCGCGCCAGTTGAGCGCGGCCGTCGCGACACTGAAGGCGAATCTCGGCTGCAACGCGCCGGGGATCTGCGCGGACGGCCCGCAGGCGTACATCCTGTATGGCCCGAGCGTCGCCGAGCGCTTCGGCGATCCGGCGCTCGGCCGCACGCCGGACATCGTCGTGCAGCCGAACCCGGGTGTGATCTACACGTCGAGCAAGAAGAAGGACGAAGAGCACGGCGGCAACGCGCCGGACGACAGCCACCTCGGCCTGCTCGTGTCATACGCGGGCTTGCGCCAGGGCCGCACGATCGACGCGCCGGTGCTGACGACGCAGGTCGCGCCGACGATCCTGCGCTCGCTCGGCCTCGAGCCGCGCCTGCTGCACGCGGTCGCGCTCGAAGGCACGCGCGTGCTGCCGGGCCTTGGCCTCGAGCGCTGA
- a CDS encoding VOC family protein: MNPPVLRVARPTNDIDTLVRFYTKALGFDVVARFENHEGFDGAIVGRAGYPWQIEFTHQHGVTVARAPTAEHLLVFYLPDRGAWTEAVARMRAYDATPCRSENPYWDREGVTFEDPDGYRIVLQNAQPA, translated from the coding sequence ATGAATCCTCCCGTTCTGCGCGTCGCCCGGCCGACCAACGATATCGACACGCTCGTGCGTTTCTACACGAAGGCGCTCGGCTTCGACGTCGTCGCCCGCTTCGAGAATCACGAAGGCTTCGACGGCGCGATCGTCGGCCGCGCCGGCTATCCGTGGCAAATCGAATTCACGCATCAGCACGGCGTGACGGTCGCGCGCGCACCGACCGCCGAGCATCTGCTCGTCTTTTATCTGCCCGATCGCGGCGCGTGGACCGAGGCCGTCGCGCGAATGCGCGCGTACGACGCGACGCCGTGCCGCTCGGAGAATCCGTACTGGGACCGCGAAGGCGTGACGTTCGAGGACCCGGACGGCTACCGGATCGTCCTGCAAAACGCGCAGCCGGCCTGA
- a CDS encoding DUF748 domain-containing protein codes for MAFNKETVQSNLQKLGVAARSRRAKRAGVGALIVLVAFGLLGFFAAPPLIRHIAEQQLSQQLERPATIARIAFNPYTLRLEADGVRVGERGGQGAFVDIGKLVVRASWTSLARFAPIIDEVRLDQPRFRIVRYDAQRFNFTDLVDKFSKPSPQPSAKPARFSVSNIQVNDGRIEFDDRLLNARHVVDQWTVGIPFIATLPSKTDIFVEPKLRARLDGSPIAIDGKTKPFAQSRESSINLKFDGLDVPRLLSYAPTKLPVDVRSGRLSSNLDVNFAMAGDTPSLRVSGTLDLNDAQVTSRANEPLFAAHAVHVAAAQFEPLRNVLHFDDIRIDRPVVSLARDKAGVLNVMKLAGGEKAGAPPAARAAAAGSSVSAVSPGSPAAARPASGAASQPAAAASSAAAAHAAAEKAPPLDLTIKRFAINDGALNLNDASLATPAAISLQHVATTLADFTLAGKTPARYTLAADVASGGSLKAEGAFSLAARQADTKLAIDALALPAVQPYLAGASSARVLDGVLSTSVNAKADWSKTPLDAQVSDSELGLKSLKIALPNAKTPAVALPDARVKVTKIDLAARTAEIASVDATGLALDVARLQDGRIDLASLAGDGGRAAGAKPAASNASAARGARPAAPAWRYRIDELNVKDAKANFTDRSTPRPVKLAIAPLALNVRQISEDLSKPLPVRLTATLNRKGSLELSGNVTAQPLKVGLKLNGNRLDAAAFEPYFGSMLNATVASALLNAKGELSVEQAKQSTKASYRGDAALVDVRMLDKATSDPFAGWRSLALANLKASYDDARGTDVDASRVTFSNFYGRVLLDAQGKLNLREVVAKESGPAQSLTRDASGKEPIPLTPQAASQAKAAIAASAVEPASAPVLASAAAASAAAGASAVAASPASGAAVVRAAAPPQHPVRLHFGQLLLQRGRVTYTDNFIKPNYTANLVAINGTIGAFGTDSTAPAPVDVGANLAGNGPITIKGTVNPLIEKPSLDLTATAHDIELTNLTPYSAKYAGYPITKGKLNVDLHYKLDNDLLSANNHIFIDQLTFGEHVENDTATKLPVRLAIALLKNSRGEIDVNVPVSGSLSNPEFSIGGLIWRAVLNLIAKAVTSPFTLLAHAFGGDGEALGYVEFEPGRSKLSDASQKKLDTISKMLAEKPSIRLDLIGRVDPDKDLPGLRDAYVERLVRQQKLKDVVGQGESVDPMTVKVDPAEYTKYLTKAYKAADFKKPRNMIGFTKTLPDDDMRKALADHASVDDSSLRALAQARAQAVRQYLEGKVDSSRMFIVAPKLDAKGIEDKGATTRVDFGLK; via the coding sequence ATGGCATTCAACAAAGAAACCGTCCAATCGAACTTGCAAAAGCTCGGCGTCGCCGCCCGTTCGCGCCGCGCGAAGCGCGCCGGCGTCGGCGCGCTGATCGTCCTCGTGGCGTTCGGGCTGCTCGGCTTTTTCGCCGCGCCGCCGCTGATCCGGCACATCGCCGAGCAGCAACTGAGCCAGCAGCTCGAGCGTCCCGCGACGATCGCGCGCATCGCATTCAATCCCTACACGCTGCGGCTCGAGGCCGACGGCGTGCGCGTCGGCGAGCGCGGCGGGCAGGGCGCGTTCGTCGACATCGGCAAGCTCGTCGTGCGCGCGTCGTGGACGTCGCTCGCGCGCTTCGCGCCGATCATCGACGAAGTGCGGCTCGATCAGCCGCGCTTCAGGATCGTGCGCTACGACGCGCAGCGCTTCAATTTCACCGATCTGGTCGACAAGTTCTCGAAGCCTTCGCCGCAGCCGTCGGCGAAGCCGGCGCGCTTTTCGGTGTCGAACATTCAGGTCAACGACGGCCGCATCGAGTTCGACGACCGGTTGCTGAACGCGAGGCACGTCGTCGATCAATGGACGGTCGGCATTCCGTTCATCGCGACGCTGCCGTCGAAGACCGACATCTTCGTCGAGCCGAAGCTGCGCGCGCGCCTCGACGGCAGCCCGATCGCGATCGACGGCAAGACGAAGCCGTTCGCGCAGTCGCGCGAATCGTCGATCAACCTGAAGTTCGACGGGCTCGACGTGCCGCGCCTGCTGTCGTACGCGCCGACGAAGCTGCCCGTCGACGTGCGCTCGGGCCGGCTCTCGAGCAACCTCGACGTGAATTTCGCGATGGCGGGCGACACGCCTTCGCTGCGCGTGTCGGGCACTCTCGACCTGAACGACGCGCAGGTGACGAGCCGCGCGAACGAGCCGCTCTTCGCCGCGCACGCGGTGCACGTCGCGGCCGCGCAGTTCGAGCCGCTGCGCAACGTGCTGCATTTCGACGACATCCGGATCGACCGGCCGGTCGTATCGCTCGCGCGCGACAAGGCGGGCGTGCTGAACGTGATGAAGCTCGCGGGCGGCGAGAAGGCAGGCGCGCCGCCCGCGGCGCGCGCCGCCGCGGCGGGTTCATCGGTGTCAGCTGTTTCGCCCGGCTCGCCCGCCGCGGCGCGTCCCGCATCCGGCGCGGCTTCGCAGCCGGCCGCCGCCGCGTCGAGCGCCGCCGCCGCGCACGCGGCCGCCGAGAAGGCGCCGCCGCTCGACCTGACGATCAAGCGCTTCGCGATCAACGACGGCGCGCTGAATCTGAACGACGCATCGCTCGCGACGCCCGCCGCGATTTCGCTCCAGCATGTCGCGACGACGCTCGCCGATTTCACGCTCGCCGGCAAGACGCCCGCGCGCTACACGCTCGCGGCCGACGTCGCGAGCGGCGGCTCGCTGAAGGCCGAGGGCGCGTTCAGCCTCGCCGCGCGGCAAGCGGACACGAAACTCGCCATCGATGCGCTCGCGTTGCCCGCGGTGCAGCCGTATCTTGCCGGCGCGAGCTCCGCGCGCGTGCTCGACGGCGTGCTCAGCACGTCGGTGAACGCGAAGGCGGACTGGTCGAAGACGCCGCTCGACGCGCAGGTGAGCGACAGCGAGCTCGGCCTGAAATCGCTGAAGATCGCGCTGCCGAACGCGAAAACGCCGGCTGTCGCGCTGCCCGACGCGCGCGTGAAGGTGACGAAGATCGATCTCGCCGCGCGCACCGCCGAGATCGCGAGCGTCGATGCGACGGGTCTCGCGCTCGACGTCGCGCGGCTGCAGGACGGCCGGATCGATCTCGCGTCGCTCGCGGGCGACGGCGGCCGGGCGGCGGGCGCGAAGCCGGCCGCGTCGAACGCGTCGGCCGCGCGCGGCGCGCGGCCCGCCGCGCCCGCATGGCGCTACCGGATCGACGAACTGAACGTGAAGGACGCGAAGGCGAACTTCACCGACCGCTCGACGCCGCGCCCCGTGAAGCTCGCGATCGCGCCGCTCGCGCTGAACGTCCGGCAGATCAGCGAGGATCTGTCCAAGCCGTTGCCCGTCAGGCTGACGGCCACGCTCAACCGCAAGGGCTCGCTCGAGCTGTCGGGCAACGTGACGGCGCAGCCGCTGAAGGTCGGCCTGAAGCTGAACGGCAACCGGCTCGACGCGGCCGCGTTCGAGCCGTATTTCGGCAGCATGCTGAACGCGACGGTCGCGAGCGCGCTGCTGAACGCGAAGGGCGAGCTGAGCGTCGAGCAGGCGAAGCAGTCGACGAAGGCGTCGTATCGCGGCGACGCGGCGCTCGTCGACGTGCGGATGCTCGACAAGGCGACGTCCGATCCGTTCGCCGGCTGGCGCTCGCTCGCGCTCGCGAACCTGAAGGCGAGCTATGACGACGCGCGCGGCACCGACGTCGACGCGTCGCGCGTGACGTTCTCGAATTTCTACGGCCGCGTGCTGCTCGACGCGCAAGGCAAGCTGAACCTGCGCGAGGTCGTCGCCAAGGAGAGCGGCCCCGCGCAGTCGCTCACGCGCGATGCGAGCGGCAAGGAGCCGATCCCGCTCACGCCTCAGGCCGCGTCGCAGGCGAAGGCGGCGATCGCGGCGTCGGCGGTCGAGCCGGCTTCGGCGCCCGTGCTCGCGTCGGCAGCGGCGGCATCGGCGGCGGCGGGCGCGTCGGCCGTCGCGGCATCGCCCGCGTCGGGCGCGGCCGTCGTGCGCGCGGCCGCGCCGCCGCAGCATCCGGTGCGGCTGCACTTCGGCCAGTTGCTGCTGCAACGCGGCCGCGTCACGTACACCGATAACTTCATCAAGCCGAACTACACGGCGAACCTCGTCGCGATCAACGGCACGATCGGCGCGTTCGGCACCGATTCGACGGCGCCCGCGCCCGTCGATGTCGGCGCGAACCTCGCCGGCAACGGCCCGATCACGATCAAGGGAACGGTGAACCCGCTGATCGAGAAGCCGTCGCTCGACCTGACCGCGACCGCGCACGACATCGAGCTCACGAACCTCACGCCGTATTCGGCGAAGTACGCGGGCTATCCGATCACCAAGGGCAAGCTGAACGTCGATCTGCACTACAAGCTCGACAACGATCTGCTGAGCGCGAACAACCACATCTTCATCGATCAGCTCACGTTCGGCGAGCACGTCGAGAACGACACCGCGACGAAGCTGCCGGTGCGGCTCGCGATCGCGCTCCTGAAGAACTCGCGCGGCGAGATCGACGTGAACGTGCCGGTGTCCGGTTCGTTGTCGAACCCGGAGTTCAGCATTGGCGGGCTGATCTGGCGCGCGGTGCTGAACCTGATCGCGAAGGCCGTCACCTCGCCGTTCACGCTGCTCGCGCACGCGTTCGGCGGCGACGGCGAGGCGCTCGGCTATGTCGAATTCGAGCCGGGCCGCTCGAAGCTGTCCGACGCGTCGCAGAAGAAGCTCGACACGATCTCGAAGATGCTCGCGGAAAAGCCCTCGATCCGCCTCGACCTGATCGGCCGCGTCGATCCGGACAAGGATCTGCCGGGGCTGCGCGACGCGTACGTCGAGCGGCTCGTGCGGCAGCAGAAGCTGAAGGACGTGGTCGGCCAGGGCGAGAGCGTCGACCCGATGACGGTGAAGGTCGATCCCGCCGAATATACGAAGTACCTGACGAAGGCGTACAAGGCGGCCGATTTCAAGAAGCCGCGCAACATGATCGGCTTCACGAAGACGTTGCCCGACGACGACATGAGAAAGGCGCTCGCCGATCACGCGAGCGTGGACGACTCGAGCCTGCGCGCGCTCGCTCAGGCGCGCGCGCAGGCGGTGCGCCAGTACCTGGAGGGCAAGGTCGATTCGAGCCGGATGTTCATCGTCGCGCCGAAGCTCGACGCGAAGGGCATCGAGGACAAGGGCGCGACGACGCGCGTCGACTTCGGCCTGAAGTGA
- a CDS encoding DUF1254 domain-containing protein: MTTNQRESTVSLRRACASLAALALLAACTSTPEAIQRKTGWMRSEVADSYIYAYPLVLMDVAKEAATADGAPVNTLRHAQALPAPGAANPPLASVDMLDSTAWLDVADEPVIVALPDGRGRYLDARALDMWTNVLWSTGPSANPRSGASRARTLAFVGAGWEGTLPEGVTRVDVPARNVWLDLRIQTSGGRDLAAARKLQRAIRVEPLSVYTGDARGARADAGAASAEPASGAAASPVAQVAALDPPAFFSRVARALQDNSPPAADAHAQEILADIGVTAGAPVQWKGDKLIGAENGAAEARERLTALPPNALSANGWSWLGDSVGNYGQDYALRAYAASTQFGAGTRDDETVAVVKTDSAGRPLNGAHRYVIRFAPNALPPARAFWSLAPYTPDGAVPELGRARRSIGERDRLRRNRDGSLEIVVSAAPPGKGYASNWLPAPRADFELALRLYAPKRQAADGTWQPPAVVRR; the protein is encoded by the coding sequence ATGACAACCAACCAACGAGAATCCACTGTTTCTCTGCGGCGCGCTTGCGCGTCGCTAGCCGCGCTGGCGCTGCTTGCGGCCTGCACGTCGACGCCCGAGGCGATCCAGCGCAAGACGGGCTGGATGCGCAGCGAAGTCGCCGATTCCTATATCTACGCCTACCCGCTCGTGCTGATGGACGTCGCGAAGGAAGCCGCGACGGCCGACGGCGCGCCCGTCAACACGCTGCGCCACGCGCAGGCGCTGCCCGCGCCGGGCGCCGCGAACCCGCCGCTCGCGAGCGTCGACATGCTCGATTCGACCGCGTGGCTCGACGTTGCCGACGAGCCGGTGATCGTCGCGCTGCCCGACGGGCGCGGCCGCTATCTCGACGCGCGCGCGCTCGACATGTGGACCAACGTGCTGTGGTCGACCGGCCCGTCGGCGAATCCGCGCTCGGGCGCGAGCCGCGCGCGCACGCTCGCGTTCGTCGGCGCGGGCTGGGAGGGCACGCTGCCGGAAGGCGTGACGCGCGTCGACGTGCCCGCGCGCAACGTGTGGCTCGACCTGCGGATCCAGACGAGCGGCGGGCGCGATCTCGCCGCCGCGAGGAAACTGCAGCGCGCGATTCGCGTCGAGCCGCTGTCCGTCTATACGGGCGACGCCCGCGGCGCGCGTGCGGATGCGGGCGCAGCGTCGGCCGAGCCCGCATCGGGCGCCGCCGCGTCGCCTGTCGCGCAGGTCGCGGCGCTCGATCCGCCGGCGTTCTTCTCGCGCGTCGCGCGCGCGCTGCAGGACAACTCGCCGCCCGCCGCCGATGCGCACGCGCAGGAAATCCTCGCCGACATCGGCGTGACGGCGGGCGCGCCGGTGCAATGGAAGGGCGACAAGCTGATCGGCGCCGAGAACGGCGCGGCCGAGGCGCGCGAGCGGCTCACCGCGCTGCCGCCGAACGCGCTTTCCGCGAACGGCTGGAGCTGGCTCGGCGACAGCGTCGGCAACTACGGGCAGGATTACGCGTTGCGCGCGTACGCGGCGTCGACGCAATTCGGCGCGGGAACGCGCGACGACGAAACCGTCGCCGTCGTGAAGACAGACAGCGCGGGCCGGCCGCTCAACGGCGCGCACCGCTACGTGATCCGCTTCGCGCCGAACGCGCTGCCGCCCGCGCGCGCGTTCTGGTCGCTCGCGCCGTACACGCCGGACGGCGCGGTGCCCGAGCTCGGCCGCGCACGCCGCTCGATCGGCGAGCGCGACCGGCTGCGCCGCAACCGCGACGGCTCGCTCGAGATCGTCGTATCCGCGGCGCCGCCCGGCAAGGGGTACGCATCGAACTGGTTGCCCGCGCCGCGCGCCGATTTCGAGCTCGCGCTGCGGCTCTACGCGCCGAAGCGGCAGGCCGCCGACGGCACCTGGCAGCCGCCCGCCGTCGTCCGCAGGTGA
- a CDS encoding lysozyme inhibitor LprI family protein: MATPPRQAKPSRRRQCRRCYRYRHGIDIDIDIDIDIDIDIDIDIDIDIDIDIDIDSGNSNSNGNSSRHRYHPHLRRTPYERSSNYPFEVPQGGSMSTNMKRLMTAALGAALAFGALSARAASFDCAHAANAAERAICGTPALGELDVRMAAYYEMLQNARPADEGMAYREFRDALRDEQQRWRQRTRDACGARIDCLTNAYTARIAALRGVAAERLVLRMTGGSAASAGAADATYAIEGESITLANGESVRPAAPGSAMKRVTTLVARSAVATIAGRPVEAVLLSDDPGGSGRFLYVATAQPGGGAPAVLLGDRVKPVSVSIERAATGGAVVVVEYLDRPEGAPFAQAPTIKIVRRFALEQGRLVEQRG; the protein is encoded by the coding sequence ATGGCTACACCGCCGCGCCAAGCCAAGCCAAGCCGTCGCCGCCAGTGTCGTCGCTGCTACCGCTACCGCCACGGCATCGACATCGACATCGACATCGACATCGACATCGACATCGACATCGACATCGACATCGACATCGACATCGACATCGACATCGACATCGACTCTGGCAACAGCAACAGCAACGGCAATAGTTCCCGCCACCGCTATCATCCCCACCTTCGCCGCACACCATATGAACGTTCATCGAATTACCCATTCGAAGTACCGCAAGGAGGAAGCATGTCGACGAACATGAAACGACTGATGACCGCGGCGCTCGGCGCCGCATTGGCGTTCGGCGCGCTGTCCGCGCGCGCCGCGAGCTTCGACTGCGCGCACGCCGCGAACGCCGCCGAGCGCGCGATCTGCGGGACGCCCGCGCTCGGCGAGTTGGACGTTCGAATGGCCGCGTACTACGAAATGCTGCAGAACGCGCGGCCGGCCGACGAGGGCATGGCGTATCGCGAGTTCCGCGACGCGCTGCGCGACGAGCAGCAGCGCTGGCGGCAGCGCACGCGCGATGCGTGCGGTGCGCGGATCGATTGCCTGACGAACGCCTATACCGCGCGGATCGCCGCGCTGCGCGGCGTCGCCGCCGAGCGGCTCGTGCTGCGGATGACGGGTGGGAGCGCGGCGTCGGCAGGCGCCGCCGACGCGACGTACGCGATCGAAGGCGAGTCGATCACGCTCGCGAACGGCGAATCGGTGCGCCCGGCCGCCCCGGGCTCGGCGATGAAGCGCGTGACGACGCTCGTCGCGCGGAGCGCTGTGGCGACGATCGCCGGCCGTCCGGTCGAGGCCGTCCTGCTGAGCGACGATCCGGGCGGCAGCGGCCGGTTCCTGTATGTGGCGACCGCGCAGCCGGGCGGCGGCGCGCCGGCGGTGCTGCTCGGCGATCGGGTAAAGCCCGTGTCGGTGTCGATCGAGCGCGCGGCGACGGGCGGCGCGGTTGTCGTCGTCGAATATCTGGATCGTCCGGAAGGCGCGCCGTTCGCGCAGGCGCCGACGATCAAGATCGTCCGGCGCTTCGCGCTGGAGCAAGGCCGGCTCGTCGAGCAGCGCGGGTAG